A single region of the Cyclopterus lumpus isolate fCycLum1 chromosome 16, fCycLum1.pri, whole genome shotgun sequence genome encodes:
- the arid1aa gene encoding AT-rich interactive domain-containing protein 1A isoform X3: MAAQVATLNTSPPSELKKPDRDPKEESVPGDKQSDKKQPGLDSGSPGRGDLQDGADGGNAGGGGEPEMKNGNGNPPRANNNNQNDSVGPEGNNHPGLVHHHGTAFPPSSYGYSQHYSRAPFHQHGGQQSPGMAVAGPVVQSSNMMDPYQPNSHEHGFSNHQFNSYNPFPNRTPYPGQAYAVNSPRSSQAPTAGGQPANVKQQPPPPAGGPAAMAGSYSNQRYNIGNPQPTSTPTLNKLLTSPSSTRGYPNYPSNDYSSQDGASKGPADMGSSGLYGGSNPGWQQRSHHPSPLSPGSAGQPLVRNQPPGPMDPMGKMRGQPYGAGSPYSQQSQQGPPTAPQQGPGYPGQGYGPAGPQRFPVGMQGRSPGGMSSMPYGPQMGSYGQQGPGGYVSQGQAPYYSQPGQTPHPSQQQTPYSQPPPGQPGGQTPYPGQTHPPPTSAPHTQGGQPYQQPHMPPQSQGPLPGPSQGSPQSQPPYSQAPAPQSGQSLYAQQQGPPSQAPQQPSSQEPPGSQVQSNYPGSTQGPQQPPPQQQQTQSQPPQQPPGHSQHPQGQPAAYSQQQQQQQQAQQSPYQRFPPPQQQEVSQDSFQSNAPPSTQPKSGPEDSQGRPSSLPDLSGSIDDLPTGTEGALSPGVSTSGVSSSQGEQSNQAQSPFSPHTSPHLPGIRGPSPSPAGSPAGASTPRTGPLSPANMPVTQMPPRPSSVQSDGSLHPAMSQSPMAQDRGFMQRNPQMPPYGSPQSASALSPRQSSGGQMHPAMGPYQQNNSMGGYGQQGGQYGPQGYPRQPGYGNMPNANYTGPGIGPINSMGGQGGGPPYAGIPPGRMPPNQMGARPYGPNMGPNMGPNMAPNMTPNMGTMPPQLGSGMGPPPGMNRKPQDPIVMQHPAANSMHRMPGFPNMSPGMMGAGPPYGPPMNNMPGMMNAQGGSPYPMGPNMANNSSGMAPSPEVNNKMSNKVDGSGTPKPEPKSKKSNSSTTTNEKITRLYELGPEPERKMWVDRYLSFIEEKALGLTNLPAVGRKPLDLFRLYMSVKEIGSMAQVSKNKKWRDLATSLNVGTSSSAASSLKKQYIQCLYAFECKIERGEDPPPEIFTDNKKNQAAKVQPPSPASLCSTAGSGSLQGPQTPQSTSSSMAEGGDLKPPTPASTPHTQMPPMPPGSSVNLQDPFSEGSDPAFPRKNMTPNSAYQPGMNTPDMQGRMGTYEPNKDPFGNMRKVGEHFLPANQGPNSGAGEQQPPPQQQQPPQQQPPFNRGPPGPMGTMPMGPRQQFPYVPGYERRSEQGVGPEGNMGAGAPQPNPMIPANADAGMYSPNRFPTQQPRHDSYGNQYSGQGTPPTGSYPNQQPGMYPQQQQQSYKRPVEGGYPPSKRHETEYSGPFHGGQPPPPPPPPQQQQQQQQQQQGGAPAPSSGQQEPYNQYSGSGPFPGSDRRPPGPGNQFPFPFGRERMPVPTGPNAQPNMPPQMMQSGPEGPQGGMWQGPRDMNYQNYPNRPGGPGGPPQGPGYPGMNRSEEMMSSEQRMNHDGQWGGQMGPRQPPYGPAGPGQPMPRAVQSTYQSLQGVQNHIPQVPSPASMPRPMDSRTSPNKSPYMHGVMKMQKAGPPVPASHIVPSPMQSPLIRRDMPFPPGSIEASHPVLKPRRKLTVKEIGTPEAWRVMMSLKSGLLAESTWALDTINILLYDDNSISTFELNTLPGLLELVVEYFRRCLIEIFGILREYEVGDPGQRTLLDPDALKRDLDSTEEEKLRAEDMEQEEGDDDEEEEEQETEGPARIKEEEEQAQCSKSRGQDEKTEDEERKSKGSSSEQTGSLQSLSAHKRPKQASKFDKFPLKVIRKKDPFTNGQSNNHGKMQEFDSGLLHWSAGGGDSTDHIQTHFEPRKDFVEPRERICVPASLLKRRVPEEVFLENGLPTEGEKKKNQDEEETSPSEKASASLSSEEERKTDSETKTVDQVDDGHQESNRPIPSPDSLFTQRAQQTGVILEDEPHSKDEGPLIALANWQDSLARRCVCISNIVRSLSFVPGNDHEMSKHPGLLLLLGRLILLHHRHPERKQAPLTYEKDEDSEEGMGQMDEWWWDCLELLRENTLVTLANISGQLDLSIYPESICLPLLDGLLHWAVCPSAEAQDPFPTVGPHSALSPQRLVLETLSKLSIQDNNVDLILATPPFSRLEKLYGNLVRLIGDRKVAVCREMAVVLLANLAQGDNVAARAIAVQKGSVGNLLGFLEDSLAATQLQQSQSSLLHLQGMHFEPTSPDMMRRAARALHALAKVEDNHSEFTLQESRLLDLSVSPLMNSLVSHVICDVLFLIGQS, from the exons ATGGCCGCTCAGGTCGCCACTCTTAACACTAGCCCGCCTTCCGAACTCAAAAAACCCGATCGAGACCCCAAGGAGGAGTCGGTACCGGGGGACAAGCAGTCAGACAAAAAGCAGCCGGGCTTGGACAGCGGATCGCCGGGCCGGGGGGATCTGCAGGACGGGGCCGACGGTGGAAatgcagggggaggaggggaaccTGAGATGAAGAACGGGAATGGGAACCCGCCCAGGGCTAACAATAATAACCAGAATGACTCCGTCGGACCGGAGGGGAATAACCATCCCGGTTTGGTGCATCACCACGGCACCGcgtttcctccctcttcctacGGATACAGTCAGCACTACAGTCGGGCCCCTTTTCATCAACATGGCGGACAACAAAGCCCTGGCATGGCAGTTGCTGGTCCGGTCGTGCAGTCGAGCAATATGATGGACCCGTATCAACCCAATTCCCACGAGCATGGCTTTTCAAACCACCAGTTTAACAGCTACAACCCGTTCCCGAACAGGACGCCCTACCCCGGCCAAGCATACGCCGTGAACTCTCCTCGCAGCAGCCAGGCGCCGACAGCTGGGGGGCAGCCAGCTAACGTGAAGCAGCAGCCGCCGCCACCAGCGGGAGGACCCGCGGCGATGGCCGGCTCTTACAGTAACCAGAGATATAACATTGGGAACCCTCAGCCTACATCCACGCCGACACTCAATAAGCTCCTGACCTCCCCTAGCTCGACGCGTGGATATCCGAACTACCCGTCTAATGACTACAGCAGCCAGGACGGCGCGAGTAAGGGACCAGCAGACATGGGCAGCAGCGGGCTGTACGGGGGGAGCAACCCGGGCTGGCAACAAAGAAGCCATCACCCGTCGCCTTTGAGTCCGGGAAGTGCCGGGCAGCCGCTAGTTAGAAACCAG CCACCTGGTCCTATGGACCCAATGGGAAAAATGAGAGGTCAACCATACGGAGCAGGCAGTCCATACAGTCAGCAGTCGCAGCAGGGGCCTCCCACGGCTCCACAACAGGGGCCCGGTTACCCTGGCCAGGGTTATGGCCCTGCGGGTCCTCAGCGATTCCCAGTGGGAATGCAAGGACGGTCCCCTGGCGGCATGAGTAGCATGCCGTATGGTCCACAG ATGGGATCTTATGGACAGCAGGGACCAGGAGGCTATGTATCTCAGGGCCAGGCACCATATTACAGCCAGCCTGGCCAGACTCCCCACCCAAGCCAGCAGCAAACTCCCTACTCCCAGCCCCCACCAGGACAACCGGGGGGCCAGACACCGTACCCAGGGCAAACACACCCTCCGCCGACTTCTGCTCCGCACACCCAGGGAGGACAACCCTATCAGCAGCCCCATATGCCCCCGCAGTCTCAGGGGCCACTGCCAGGCCCATCCCAAGGGTCGCCACAGTCTCAGCCCCCTTACTCCCAAGCCCCAGCCCCGCAATCTGGCCAGTCTCTCTACGCCCAGCAGCAGGGTCCTCCCAGTCAGGCTCCGCAGCAGCCAAGTTCCCAGGAACCCCCCGGATCACAGGTCCAGTCCAACTACCCAGGATCCACACAGGGGCCTCAGCAGCCCCCCCCACAGCAACAGCAGACACAGTCTCAGCCTCCACAGCAGCCACCGGGACACAGCCAACACCCACAAGGCCAGCCTGCAGCAtactctcagcagcagcagcagcagcagcaagcacaACAGTCACCTTATCAGCGCTTTCCTCCTCCACAACAGCAG GAGGTATCCCAGGACTCATTTCAGTCAAACGCCCCTCCATCCACTCAGCCTAAGTCTGGCCCAGAGGACAGTCAAGGCCGCCCCTCCAGCCTTCCG GACCTGTCAGGCTCCATTGATGACCTGCCCACGGGCACAGAGGGCGCCCTGAGTCCTGGTGTGAGCACGTCAGGTGTGTCGAGCAGCCAGGGGGAGCAGAGTAACCAGGCTCAGTCACCCTTCTCTCCCCACACGTCTCCCCACCTGCCAGGCATCCGAGGGCCCTCGCCGTCACCAGCTGGCTCTCCTGCCGGCGCCAGCACACCCCGCACGGGACCACTGTCGCCCGCCAACATGCCAG TGACCCAGATGCCTCCGAGGCCATCAAGTGTGCAGTCAGATGGGAGTCTACACCCGGCAATGAGTCAGTCTCCTATGGCCCAGGACAGAG GGTTCATGCAGAGAAACCCACAGATGCCCCCATATGGCTCCCCCCAGTCAGCCTCAGCACTATCGCCGCGCCAGTCCTCGGGGGGACAGATGCATCCTGCGATGGGTCCGTATCAGCAGAACAACTCAATGGGTGGCTATGGACAACAGGGAGGACAATATGGCCCCCAAG GTTATCCCCGGCAACCTGGCTATGGCAACATGCCCAACGCAAACTACACTGGGCCCGGCATAGGCCCAATAAACTCCATGGGAGGACAGGGTGGGGGACCACCATATGCTGGCATTCCCCCAGGAAGGATGCCTCCTAATCAAATGGGAGCACGCCCCTATGGCCCCAATATGGGTCCAAATATGGGCCCCAACATGGCTCCGAACATGACTCCGAACATGGGTACCATGCCACCCCAGTTAGGTTCAGGAATGGGTCCTCCTCCGGGCATGAACAGAAAGCCCCAGGACCCCATTGTCATGCAGCACCCTGCTGCCAACTCCATGCACAG GATGCCTGGTTTCCCCAACATGTCTCCAGGCATGATGGGCGCCGGCCCACCCTATGGCCCCCCCATGAACAACATGCCTGGAATGATGAACGCTCAAGGTGGATCACCTTATCCTATGGGTCCAAACATGGCCAATAACTCAAGTG GTATGGCCCCCAGTCCAGAGGTGAACAATAAGATGAGTAACAAAGTAGATGGGAGTGGAACGCCGAAGCCAGAGCCCAAATCGAAG AAGTCCAACTCTTCCACCACAACCAATGAAAAGATAACACGTTTGTATGAGTTGGGACCAGAGCCGGAAAGGAAGATGTGGGTGGACCGATATTTGTCCTTTATTGAAGAGAAAGCTTTGGGCTTGACCAACCTGCCCGCTGTAGGGCGCAAACCCCTCGATCTTTTCCGGCTCTATATGTCAGTCAAAGAGATCGGAAGCATGGCGCAG GTgagtaaaaataagaaatggCGTGATCTGGCCACTTCCCTGAATGTGGGTACATCCAGCAGTGCTGCCAGTTCTTTGAAGAAACAGTACATCCAGTGTCTCTACGCCTTTGAGTGCAAAATTGAGCGCGGTGAGGACCCTCCTCCTGAGATTTTTACGGACAACAAAAAGAACCAAGCTGCCAAGGTCCAGCCGCCCTCTCCAG CGTCCCTCTGCTCCACAGCCGGGTCAGGCTCTCTGCAGGGTCCTCAGACACCCcagtccaccagcagctccatgGCCGAGGGGGGGGACCTAAAACCTCCCACCCCAGCCTCCACTCCTCATACCCAGATGCCCCCCATGCCACCCGGGTCCAG CGTTAACCTGCAGGACCCCTTCTCTGAAGGAAGTGACCCTGCGTTCCCTCGGAAGAACATGACGCCTAACTCGGCCTACCAGCCAGGCATGAACACGCCAGACATGCAAGGGCGCATGGGCACCTACGAACCCAACAAGGATCCCTTTGGTAACATGCGGAAAG TCGGGGAGCACTTTCTACCTGCTAACCAAGGCCCTAACAGCGGGGCGGGTGAGCAGcaaccaccaccacagcagcagcagccgccacagcagcagcctccATTCAACAGAGGACCGCCTGGGCCCATGGGCACGATGCCAATGGGGCCTAGACAGCAGTTTCCCTATGTCCCAGGCTACGAAAGGAG atCGGAGCAAGGAGTGGGCCCAGAGGGCAACATGGGAGCCGGTGCCCCTCAGCCAAACCCGATGATACCTGCCAACGCCGACGCTGGGATGTATTCGCCAAATCGCTTCCCGACACAGCAGCCACG GCATGATTCCTATGGTAATCAGTATTCTGGACAGGGAACGCCCCCTACAGGCTCCTATCCAAATCAGCAGCCTGGAATGtacccacaacaacaacaacag AGTTACAAGCGTCCTGTGGAAGGAGGTTATCCTCCATCAAAACGTCATGAGACTGAGTACAGTGGGCCCTTCCATGGTggacaaccaccaccaccaccaccaccaccgcagcagcaacaacaacagcagcagcagcaacaaggaGGTGCCCCGGCACCCTCTTCAGGACAGCAGGAGCCATACAATCAGTACAGCGGCAGTGGGCCCTTCCCTGGCTCTGATCGCCGTCCACCTGGCCCAGGCAATcagtttccttttcctttcgGTCGTGAACGTATGCCGGTACCGACGGGGCCCAACGCTCAGCCCAACATGCCCCCTCAGATGATGCAGTCAGGCCCCGAGGGTCCTCAGGGAGGTATGTGGCAGGGGCCGCGAGACATGAACTATCAGAACTACCCTAACCGGCCGGGTGGCCCCGGGGGCCCACCCCAAGGACCTGGTTACCCGGGCATGAACCGCTCAGAGGAGATGATGTCGTCAGAACAGCGCATGAATCACGATGGTCAGTGGGGGGGTCAGATGGGCCCGCGGCAGCCTCCTTATGGTCCAGCTGGGCCTGGGCAACCTATGCCTCGTGCAGTACAGTCCACCTACCAGTCCCTTCAGGGTGTGCAGAACCACATTCCACAGGTGCCCAGCCCGGCCTCCATGCCCCGCCCCATGGATAGCAGAACATCACCTAACAAATCTCCCTATATGCACGGAGTAATGAAGATGCAGAAGGCCGGCCCTCCAGTTCCTGCCTCTCACATAGTGCCCTCTCCGATGCAGTCGCCTCTAATAAGGCGAGACATGCCTTTTCCCCCAGGCTCGATAGAAGCGTCCCATCCTGTCCTGAAACCACGCCGGAAACTCACCGTGAAAGAGATCG GAACCCCGGAGGCCTGGAGAGTCATGATGTCATTAAAGTCGGGTTTATTGGCTGAGAGTACGTGGGCCTTAGATACCATCAATATCCTCCTGTATGATGACAACAGTATTTCCACCTTTGAGCTCAACACG TTGCCTGGCCTACTGGAGTTGGTGGTTGAGTATTTCAGACGCTGCCTCATTGAAATCTTTGGCATTCTGCGGGAGTATGAGGTGGGAGACCCTGGCCAGAGGACACTGCTGGATCCCGATGCCTTGAAACGAGACTTGGACAgcacggaggaagagaaactgCGGGCCGAAGACATggaacaagaggaaggagatgacgacgaagaagaggaggaacaagaaaCGGAGGGGCCAGCTCGtataaaagaggaggaagagcaagcGCAGTGCTCAAAGTCTCGGGGTCAAGATGAGAAGACggaagatgaggagaggaagagcaaggGTTCTTCCTCTGAGCAGACGGGCTCATTGCAATCCTTATCTGCCCACAAGAGACCCAAACAGGCCAGCAAGTTTGACAAGTTCCCCCTCAAAGTGATACGAAAGAAAGACCCATTTACGAATGGCCAGTCcaataatcatggcaaaatgcAAGAGTTCGACAGCGGGTTACTTCATTGGAGCGCTGGAGGGGGAGACTCAACAGACCACATCCAGACCCACTTTGAACCACGCAAAGACTTCGTGGAACCCCGAGAACGGATATGTGTGCCCGCAAGTCTGCTAAAGCGGCGAGTCCCAGAAGAAGTGTTTCTGGAAAATGGTTTGCCAactgagggagagaaaaagaagaatcaaGATGAAGAAGAGACATCTCCCTCAGAGAAGGCCAGCGCCTCCctcagcagtgaggaggagaggaaaacgGATTCCGAGACGAAGACGGTTGATCAAGTTGATGACGGCCACCAGGAGAGTAACAGACCCATTCCTTCCCCCGACAGTCTTTTTACCCAGCGGGCACAGCAGACTGGCGTCATCCTGGAGGATGAGCCTCACAGCAAAGACGAAGGGCCGCTCATTGCACTGGCTAACTGGCAGGATTCTTTAGCCCGCCGCTGTGTTTGTATCTCCAATATTGTCCGTAGCCTCTCCTTTGTGCCAGGCAATGACCACGAGATGTCCAAACATccagggctgctgctgctgctgggacgCCTGATCCTGCTCCACCACAGGCACCCTGAGCGCAAACAAGCGCCACTCACCTACGAGAAAGATGAGGATTCAGAAGAGGGAATGGGCCAAATGGATGAATGGTGGTGGGACTGCTTGGAGCTCCTGAGGGAGAACACACTGGTTACTTTGGCGAACATCTCGGGCCAATTGGACCTCTCCATCTACCCCGAGAGCATCTGCCTGCCTCTTTTGGATGGTCTTCTCCACTGGGCTGTCTGCCCATCAGCAGAGGCCCAGGACCCCTTCCCCACCGTAGGCCCCCACAGTGCTTTGTCACCTCAGAGACTGGTCCTGGAGACACTAAGCAAACTAAGCATCCAAGACAACAATGTGGACCTCATCTTGGCCACTCCTCCATTCAGTCGGTTGGAGAAGCTATACGGGAACCTGGTGCGGCTGATTGGAGACAGGAAGGTTGCGGTCTGCAGGGAGATGGCGGTGGTCCTGCTGGCCAACCTGGCCCAGGGTGATAATGTGGCAGCCCGAGCAATCGCTGTCCAGAAAGGAAGTGTGGGCAACTTGCTGGGCTTCTTGGAGGATAGTCTTGCTGCCACACAGCTTCAGCAGAGCCAGAGCTCTCTACTACACCTACAGGGGATGCACTTCGAGCCCACAAGCCCAGACATGATGCGGCGAGCTGCCCGGGCTCTGCATGCCTTAGCCAAGGTGGAGGACAACCACTCGGAGTTCACACTACAAGAGTCCCGACTCCTTGACCTTTCAGTGTCTCCTCTAATGAACTCGCTGGTTTCTCATGTTATCTGTGATGTACTTTTTTTGATTGGCCAGTCATGA